One genomic segment of Komagataella phaffii GS115 chromosome 4, complete sequence includes these proteins:
- a CDS encoding Putative transcription factor involved in regulating the response to osmotic stress produces the protein MGRRKIEINPILDNRNRSVTFMKRKAGLFKKAYELSILCQVDLTVIIKGSNDKFYEFSSMDTNDLIAQYQSAGAVKDEEKEPSSYGRHEKKQRVFGDRSGNSGITHHARSSAEDHSFDDEEDEDDEEEDSTINNENELPSRKRLRSSNASSVPTRTTRSQSSQYSPVSNGTQMAGTASHPINNSMGSSQRLPFVHPMTSPVMQGNMTTNSGPQNNDYSNTPSLRPVLRVTIPQEADDQKETKVDQDNGSRESVPRDQGPGQSNSNGNGNNLPPSRLPMLKYSQPSLSALYKSNTPSSLSRMFPHHHPGSTVPPETSSKTPTEESDNSARSTPVSGGTSFFMIPQQGGSPTNNISGGLLPYNSNLRSNSLTNAKNMETQTPGSGLPSKYVNDLFPSPSTYFSNDYNITFGTGNTPLAPSTAQSFQPSATSGNNVTNPNPNRSPSEAKRLHIQTNIPTSTSSRSGSLNNGVLLPSPSQLLDRNSMHDSRFPSSVTKKS, from the coding sequence ATGGGTAGAAGGAAAATAGAGATAAATCCGATCTTGGATAACCGTAATAGAAGCGTCACATTTATGAAGAGGAAAGCTGGGCTTTTTAAGAAAGCTTACGAACTGAGTATTCTGTGCCAAGTCGATCTTAccgtcatcatcaaaggGTCCAATGACAAGTTCTATGAGTTCTCTTCAATGGATACCAATGATCTGATTGCGCAATACCAGTCCGCGGGCGCTGTCAAGGACGAGGAGAAAGAGCCATCTTCGTATGGGAGACACGAGAAGAAGCAACGAGTCTTCGGTGATCGCAGCGGTAATTCTGGAATCACACATCACGCTCGTTCTTCTGCCGAGGATCACAGTTTCgacgacgaagaagatgaggatgacgaggaagaagacTCCACAATCAATAACGAGAATGAACTTCCGAGCCGAAAACGGTTGAGAAGTTCGAACGCATCTTCGGTTCCCACCAGAACTACTAGAAGTCAGTCATCACAGTATTCACCAGTAAGCAATGGAACTCAAATGGCTGGGACTGCTTCTCATCCAATAAACAATTCGATGGGTAGTTCACAAAGGTTACCGTTTGTGCATCCGATGACTTCGCCTGTGATGCAAGGTAACATGACAACGAATTCAGGACCTCAGAACAATGACTACTCCAATACTCCATCTTTGAGACCAGTTTTGCGTGTCACCATCCCTCAGGAAGCTGACgaccaaaaagaaactaaGGTTGATCAAGATAACGGCTCTAGAGAAAGCGTACCTCGAGATCAAGGTCCAGGACAGAGCAACAGTAACGGCAACGGTAACAATCTTCCACCCTCCAGACTTCCTATGCTGAAGTATAGTCagccttctctttctgCTCTTTACAAATCGAACACTCCTTCTTCCTTATCCAGAATGTTCCCGCACCACCATCCGGGGAGCACAGTTCCACCCGAgacaagttcaaaaactcCCACTGAGGAGTCAGACAACAGTGCCCGATCTACTCCTGTGTCGGGTGGAACTTCGTTTTTCATGATACCCCAGCAGGGTGGGTCGCCTACAAATAATATTAGCGGCGGGCTGTTGCCTTACAATAGTAATCTTAGGTCCAATTCTCTTACAAATGCCAAGAATATGGAAACTCAGACCCCTGGCAGCGGTCTTCCATCAAAGTATGTCAACGATCTTTTTCCATCTCCTTCGACTTACTTCTCCAACGATTACAATATCACTTTTGGAACGGGAAACACTCCATTAGCCCCGTCTACTGCTCAATCTTTCCAGCCCTCGGCAACTTCAGGGAACAACGTAACAAATCCAAACCCGAACAGAAGCCCTAGTGAAGCTAAGAGGTTGCACATTCAAACCAACATACCTACAAGTACCTCCTCTAGATCAGGAAGCTTAAACAATGGAGTACTACTACCGAGTCCATCACAGCTATTGGATCGAAACAGTATGCATGACTCGAGATTTCCAAGCAGTGTGACTAAGAAGAGCTGA
- a CDS encoding Kinesin-related motor protein involved in mitotic spindle positioning — protein sequence MARLADWSRDTPSRMNGRVARPQGHLRPPSSASSSSSQMSTSSYDSTKPRAQSALSGRTPTRRPMTPLSNKLQPGLATPMRPASSLRKRPSTPTLNSYKGKINVSVRPRPLLSVSHGNTNNPWFIENDNNTIAHDEAGEFQYDNVFDPLVNNRQVYDQVVKPVVEKAMDGFNGTIFAYGMTGSGKTYSMQGSEFEDGLIQLAVNQIFDTVRSDPSSQYTISCSFLEIYNERIFDLLNPESANALRNFNFGSIGTSSKDELKIRDDPIFGTKVIGLHEEIVTTPDDLIHLIHRGDQIRKTGGTDYNSRSSRSHAIVSIKIKKLTNSQEFFATLSLCDLAGSEKATTQIERRKEGSFINKSLLALGTVISKLSQNQGSLHIPYRDSKLTRFLQPSLSGESVVSILCTIHLSQITVGETLNTLRFASRAKNIAIAAARNGSNVQDNFRLESLAKELVETKRQLMELQLSSTKISDTDDEQLQRLRAENRILSEQVEHFRRMSDLGRADRVNLSNDIVSLLGELRESDSNRDTVIQKIESFNKHQQLDLEEMKSYISHLEHMMKTGEKFQVNPQINASSKKQKTYEELFVGSEGLSLKSLVKDQEEEIMELKEMLKEKDSIIKALRTAKRARDSVLNIGSNNTSDLENEYEDYTSAKDNLQYGKAIKTVTERVQLRSIENEI from the coding sequence ATGGCCAGATTAGCTGACTGGAGCAGAGATACTCCTTCAAGAATGAATGGAAGGGTTGCAAGACCACAAGGCCATCTGCGACCGCCTTCATCTGcgtcttcctcttcatcacAGATGTCCACTTCGTCGTATGATAGCACAAAACCAAGAGCTCAATCAGCCCTATCAGGAAGAACCCCAACTCGCAGACCGATGACCCCGTTGTCCAACAAATTGCAACCAGGCCTGGCCACTCCAATGAGGCCAGCAAGTTCTTTGAGAAAACGTCCGTCTACTCCAACTCTCAACTCCTATAAGGGCAAAATCAACGTCAGCGTTCGTCCAAGACCTCTGTTAAGTGTTTCCCATGGTAATACCAACAATCCTTGGTTTATTGAGAATGACAATAACACTATTGCACATGACGAAGCCGGAGAGTTTCAATATGATAACGTGTTTGATCCTTTGGTAAACAACAGACAGGTATATGATCAGGTGGTCAAGCCAGTAGTTGAAAAGGCAATGGATGGATTCAACGGGACCATATTCGCTTATGGAATGACTGGAAGTGGTAAGACCTACTCTATGCAGGGCAGtgagtttgaagatggtCTTATCCAATTGGCTGTTaatcaaatatttgataCAGTTCGCTCAGATCCATCCTCACAGTATACTATCAGTTGCTCATTCTTGGAAATTTATAATGAAAGGATATTTGACTTGTTGAATCCTGAGTCTGCTAACGCATTAAGgaacttcaactttggatcaattGGCACCTCTTCCAAGGATGAGTTAAAGATCAGGGATGATCCCATCTTTGGGACTAAGGTTATTGGATTGCACGAGGAGATCGTCACCACACCAGACGACCTAATTCACTTGATCCACAGAGGTGATCAGATTAGGAAAACTGGAGGCACAGATTATAATTCTCGTTCCTCTAGATCCCATGCTATTGTTTCcatcaagatcaagaagcTTACAAATAGTCAAGAGTTCTTTGCAACATTAAGTCTCTGCGACTTGGCAGGATCTGAAAAAGCAACGACACAGATAGAAAGGCGCAAAGAGGGATCATTTATCAACAAATctcttcttgctcttgGTACAGTTATATCCAAATTGTCCCAGAATCAAGGCTCCTTGCATATTCCCTACAGAGATTCTAAGCTGACCCGATTCTTACAGCCTTCATTGAGTGGAGAGTCTGTAGTATCTATCTTGTGTACTATTCACCTATCCCAGATCACGgttggagaaactttgaacaCCTTGAGGTTTGCTTCCAGAGCCAAAAACATCGCTATAGCTGCTGCAAGAAATGGCAGTAATGTTCAGGATAATTTCAGGTTAGAATCATTGGCTAAAGAGTTGGTGGAAACGAAGAGACAATTGATGGAACTGCAATTGAGCTCTACCAAGATATCTGATACCGATGATGAGCAACTGCAACGATTAAGAGCTGAAAACCGGATACTTTCCGAACAAGTTGAGCATTTTAGACGGATGAGCGATCTAGGAAGAGCAGATCGGGTCAACCTGAGTAATGACATAGTGTCATTATTGGGAGAGCTACGAGAAAGTGACTCCAATAGAGATACGGTAATCCAGAAAATTGAGAGTTTCAATAAACACCAACAGTTGGACTTGGAAGAGATGAAGTCATATATCTCTCATCTTGAACATATGATGAAAACGGGCgaaaagtttcaagttAATCCGCAAATAAACGCAAGCTcaaaaaagcaaaaaacGTACGAAGAACTATTCGTAGGATCCGAAGGGCTTTCTCTCAAGAGTTTAGTTAAGGAtcaagaagaggaaataATGGAACTCAAAGAAATGCtgaaggagaaagattCTATAATCAAGGCACTCAGAACGGCCAAACGTGCGAGGGACAGTGTCTTAAATATTGGTTCCAATAATACAAGCgatcttgaaaatgaatATGAAGATTACACAAGCGCAAAGGACAACCTGCAATATGGCAAAGCTATAAAAACGGTTACAGAAAGAGTACAATTAAGATCTATTGAAAATGAGATATGA